A genomic region of Miscanthus floridulus cultivar M001 chromosome 3, ASM1932011v1, whole genome shotgun sequence contains the following coding sequences:
- the LOC136547285 gene encoding small ribosomal subunit protein uS4y-like, whose protein sequence is MVHVSFYRNYGKTFKKPRRPYEKERLDAELKLVGEYGLRCKRELWRVQYALSRIRNAARELLTLDEKNPRRIFEGEALLRRMNRYGLLGEGQNKLDYVLALTVENFLQRRLQTIVFKNGMAKSIHHARVLIRQRHIRVGRQLVNIPSFMVRVESEKHIDFSLTSPLGGGPSGRVKRKNQKKASGGGGDGEEDDE, encoded by the exons ATGGTGCATGTTAGCTTCTACCGCAACT ATGGGAAGACTTTCAAGAAGCCAAGGCGTCCGTATGAGAAGGAGCGCTTAGATGCTGAGCTGAAGCTGGTTGGTGAGTATGGTCTGCGCTGCAAGCGTGAGCTGTGGCGCGTGCAGTATGCCCTGAGCCGTATCAGAAATGCAGCCAGGGAGCTGCTCACCCTGGATGAGAAGAACCCACGCCGTATCTTTGAGGGTGAGGCGCTCCTCCGCCGCATGAACCGATATGGTCTCCTTGGTGAGGGTCAGAACAAGCTTGATTATGTGCTTGCCCTCACTGTTGAGAACTTCCTCCAGCGCCGCCTCCAGACCATCGTCTTCAAGAATGGCATGGCCAAGTCCATTCACCATGCTCGTGTCCTGATCAGGCAGCGCCACATCAG GGTGGGAAGGCAGCTCGTCAACATTCCCTCGTTCATGGTCAGGGTCGAATCAGAGAAGCACATTGACTTCTCCCTCACCAGTCCTCTGGGTGGCGGTCCTTCTGGAAGGGTGAAGCGGAAGAACCAGAAGAAGGCATCGGGTGGCGGCGGTGATGGTGAGGAGGACGATGAGTAG